ATGTTTTACAGTGCCATCATCGGCAGCATTCCGGGACAGCTCAAGACCGCCAGACGTGTTTTGAACACCTTTGTGGGGTATTTGCGGAGCAAACTGGGAGGGGCCCTGATCATCAATCCGGCCGAGCACTTTGAGCAGGGCATGGATGGTGATGATCTCATGTACATGTGGGAAAAGGTCCAGCGGAGCGGGCTCATTGATGTCTGGAGGTTCCAGACGGTTACCGATATTGAAAAGAGTTTCGAGCTCATGGGTGAAAAGGTTCCTGCTGTTTGGCTCGGCAAGGATGCGACCTTTTCCACCGGATGCACCAAGGAGATGCACATTGCCCTTGATGTGCAGAAAAAGCATCCTGAACTCCAGATCATAGGGCCAAGCCCGGAAAAGTTCTTCCGCCGCAGGGATTACGGGATCGGAAAATATTTCGACGCCTCCCTTGATAGGGCGTAGGCGCATTGGATACGACATGTCCCAGTGGGATGTTGTGGACAACAGGGAGTAGCATCCCTTGGTTGTGGCGGTCATTGGGTATGGGGAAATGATAATGGCGTTTCTTGTTTGAGCCAGGGAACACGAGGGAGTCAAAAGGAGGCTCAGCCATGTATGCAAACAGGCTTTTTATGCTCCTTGCTGGACTTTTGCTGGCCGGGTGCGTGATTACCGGCTGCACCAAACCCTGTCCCCCTTGCCCGGATTCCGAGGCCCGGATCAGGGAACTGGTTCCCCAAGCCCCGCCCTCGTCGCCCGTACCGCCCCACAAGGCAGAAGATGCAACGCAAATTCCGCCTGCTGCGGGCTATGTGCTCCTTGGTCCCCGGGAAAAGCAAAAGATGCTGGAGAGGTTGAATCTGGAGCGGCAACGCATTGGATCATGGCAGGATCTTGGGCCCGCTCTGGCCAAAAGCCTTGCCTATCTGCGCACCAAACCGGATCAGGCACTGGCCATTGATGATGACAACCTGACCTGCACCTATGGCGATCTTCGCCGCACGGTGGAAGAGCTCATAACCCTTTTGCCGGAACTTGATGCCCATCCCGAATACCTGCTCAAGCGGTTCCACTGGTACAAACTCGAGCCCAATACCCTCATGACAGGGTACTACGAGCCTCTTGTGCATGCGAGTCCTGCGCCGTGTCCGGAATATCCCTTTCCCCTGTACGGGGTTCCCAAGGACTTGAAAATGGCCGATCTGGGGGCGTTTCATCCCCGCTGGGCCGGTCAGAAACTCGTTTATCGCATCGAAAACGGGCAGATTGTGCCCTATTATGACAGAAAGGCCATTGATTCCGGTGATGTTTTGGCCGAGCAGGGAGTGGAGATCGCCTGGGTTCGCGATCTTGTGGACATCTTTTTCCTGCAGATTCAGGGCTCGGGCCGGCTGGTTTTTCCCGACGGTTCCATCCGTCATGTCCTGTATGCCGGGAAAAACGGTCACAGATATGTTTCCCTGGGCAAGGTGCTCATTGAAAGTGGGTACATGAACCCCGAGGAAATGAGCATGCAGAACATCAGAACTTTTTTGAAGAATCGTCCGGACATGGTGGAGCCCTTGCTCAACACCAATCCCAGTTATGTGTTTTTCCGCCTGGCCGACAAGGGACCCTACGGAGCCATGGGCCAGCCCCTGACGCCGCTTGTGAGTGTTGCTTCGGACCCTGACCGGATTCCTCTGGGATCAGTGCTTGTGCACCAGGTCAGTCTTCCCGACAGCAAAGCCCCCTCTCCCCCAGTGGTCATGCTGGGCCTTGCCCAGGACAGGGGAGGGGCCATCAAGGGGGATCGCCTGGATCTTTTTTGCGGTGCCGGGGACATGGCCGCTTTTCTGGCCGGCCACATGAAAGAGGAGGCAAGGGTTTGCCTCCTCATCAGTTCCAAATCGGATGATCATTAACCCAACAACATCCGAACCCATGCTTCGGATACGGATACACATGGACACCATTGCAAGCGTTAATCAATTCAAAAAGGACATCAAGGCATGCTGGCAAGCGCAGCTGGAAACCGTTTGCCAGTGGCATGAAACACTTCCCGAGACCATTACAGCACCAGGATTGATGGGGCTGGTTCTGGCTCAGCATCTGTGCAATTTCAAACTCTGGCATGTTGAGGACCGGGCCCGGATGCTTCATGTGGACGGTGAGGTCATTGCCGGTTGCAAACGGGAGATTGACGGGCTCAATCAGCAGCGCAACGATTTCATCGAACAGATCGATGCCGAGATCATTGCCCGGGTGGACACCTTTTTGCCAGCCGACGCTGCGCACAGATACAATACCGAAACCCTGGGGAGCGTGCTTGATCGTCTCTCCATTCTGAGCCTCAAGATTTTTCACATGCGGGAACAGACATTGCGGGACGACGTGGACGAGAACCACAGGGTTTCCTGTGGGAAGAAACTGGCAACCCTTGAGGAACAGCATCATGATCTTGCCTCCAGTGCCCTGGAGCTTGTTGATGACTACGCCCAAGGGATAAAACGCCCCAAGGTCTATTTTCAGTTCAAAATGTACAATGATCCCCGTCTCAACCCGGCATTGTACGGCAAGGGAAAATGATTCCCCCCGTCCTGGCCGCGGATCAGCACTTTGTCCCGCATCATGGTCATGCGGCAAAGAAACTCCATGTAGGAAGCAACCGGCAGGGGGATAGCCGCGGCCAGACCTGTCAGAAGTTTGCAACCAGTCTGTTTCGGACAACCGGTCCACCGGTTGTCGTTTTTTTGTTACGCCAATGTCTCCAAGGAGAAAAGGATGAGCGCATACGAGACCGTCATTGGGCTTGAGGTTCATGCCCAGCTTAAGACCAAATCCAAGATCTGGTGTTCCTGTTCCACCCGGTTCGGAGCCGAACCCAATGCCCATACCTGTCCGGTGTGCACCGGGATGCCGGGAACCCTGCCGGTTTTGAACAAGCGGGCCGTGGAGTACGCCGTCAAGATGTCCCTGGCTGTTGATTGTACCATCAACAAGCGTTCGGTCTTTGCGCGCAAGAATTATTTTTATCCGGACCTGCCCATGGGCTATCAGATTTCCCAGTTCGAGCTTCCCGTGGCCGAACACGGGCATGTGGTCATCACCACCTCCAAGGGAGAAAAGACCATCGGGATTACCCGGATTCACATGGAAAACGATGCCGGCAAGAACATCCATTCCGATTCGGAAAATGTCAGTTTCGTGGATCTCAACCGGGCAGGTGTTCCGCTTATCGAAATTGTCAGCGAACCGGACATGCGCAGTCCCGAAGAAGCTGTGGCCTATCTCAAGGCCCTTCGAGCCATCCTGGTCTATCTTGAAATCTGTGACGGGAACATGGAGGAAGGAAGTTTTCGCTGTGACGCCAATGTATCCCTCCGCCCCGTAGGACAGAAGGAACTGGGGACACGAACCGAGCTCAAGAACATGAATTCGTTCAGAAATGTGGAGAGAGCCCTCAAGTACGAGATCGAACGCCAGCGCGATATGCTTGATGACGGCGAAAAGGTGGTTCAGCAAACCCGGCTTTTTGACGTTTCCAAGGGCGTGACACGTTCCATGCGCGGCAAGGAAGAGGCCAATGACTACCGGTATTTTCCCGATCCCGATCTGGTCCCCCTGGTCTTTGACGACCAGCAGCTTGAAGCCTGGAAAGAGGAGTTGCCTGAACTGCCACGTGCCAAGAAAGAACGGTTCATGAAGGAGTACGGGCTGTCCTTGTACGATGCCGAGACCCTGACCGCGGACAAGGGGTTGGCCGAGTATTTTGAACAGGCGGTTGCCGCCTACCCCCAGCCCAAGAAGATCGGCAACTGGATGATGACCGAGATGCTCAAGGAATTGAACGACACGGGCCGGGATATCCGAGCATGTGTTTTTGAGCCCGTGCATCTGGCCAAACTGGTCAAGCTCATGGATGATGGTCTTATCAGCGGCAAAATCGCCAAAAAGGTCTTTGGGGCTCTTTTTGAAGAGGGCGGAGATCCGGAAGCCTATGTCAAGGAAAAGGGCATGATTCAGATCTCCGATACCTCGGCCATTGAAGGATATGTGGACGAGGTCATAGCTGAAAATCCCGATGAGGTTGCCCGGTTCAAAGGCGGGGAAAAGAAGCTGACCGGTTTTTTTGTGGGTCAGGTGATGAAAAAGTCCAGGGGCAA
The Desulfoplanes formicivorans DNA segment above includes these coding regions:
- the mltA gene encoding murein transglycosylase A: MYANRLFMLLAGLLLAGCVITGCTKPCPPCPDSEARIRELVPQAPPSSPVPPHKAEDATQIPPAAGYVLLGPREKQKMLERLNLERQRIGSWQDLGPALAKSLAYLRTKPDQALAIDDDNLTCTYGDLRRTVEELITLLPELDAHPEYLLKRFHWYKLEPNTLMTGYYEPLVHASPAPCPEYPFPLYGVPKDLKMADLGAFHPRWAGQKLVYRIENGQIVPYYDRKAIDSGDVLAEQGVEIAWVRDLVDIFFLQIQGSGRLVFPDGSIRHVLYAGKNGHRYVSLGKVLIESGYMNPEEMSMQNIRTFLKNRPDMVEPLLNTNPSYVFFRLADKGPYGAMGQPLTPLVSVASDPDRIPLGSVLVHQVSLPDSKAPSPPVVMLGLAQDRGGAIKGDRLDLFCGAGDMAAFLAGHMKEEARVCLLISSKSDDH
- a CDS encoding DUF4254 domain-containing protein, whose protein sequence is MDTIASVNQFKKDIKACWQAQLETVCQWHETLPETITAPGLMGLVLAQHLCNFKLWHVEDRARMLHVDGEVIAGCKREIDGLNQQRNDFIEQIDAEIIARVDTFLPADAAHRYNTETLGSVLDRLSILSLKIFHMREQTLRDDVDENHRVSCGKKLATLEEQHHDLASSALELVDDYAQGIKRPKVYFQFKMYNDPRLNPALYGKGK
- the gatB gene encoding Asp-tRNA(Asn)/Glu-tRNA(Gln) amidotransferase subunit GatB, with translation MSAYETVIGLEVHAQLKTKSKIWCSCSTRFGAEPNAHTCPVCTGMPGTLPVLNKRAVEYAVKMSLAVDCTINKRSVFARKNYFYPDLPMGYQISQFELPVAEHGHVVITTSKGEKTIGITRIHMENDAGKNIHSDSENVSFVDLNRAGVPLIEIVSEPDMRSPEEAVAYLKALRAILVYLEICDGNMEEGSFRCDANVSLRPVGQKELGTRTELKNMNSFRNVERALKYEIERQRDMLDDGEKVVQQTRLFDVSKGVTRSMRGKEEANDYRYFPDPDLVPLVFDDQQLEAWKEELPELPRAKKERFMKEYGLSLYDAETLTADKGLAEYFEQAVAAYPQPKKIGNWMMTEMLKELNDTGRDIRACVFEPVHLAKLVKLMDDGLISGKIAKKVFGALFEEGGDPEAYVKEKGMIQISDTSAIEGYVDEVIAENPDEVARFKGGEKKLTGFFVGQVMKKSRGKANPKLVNELLARKMG